Proteins from a single region of Streptomyces vinaceus:
- a CDS encoding HelD family protein, translating into MTAGREEALRRHRIGSGVELSSVEFRNEQQFIDELYARLDDLRDQAEQAVGQALSAAGSGFQARLERDVLVAEQSGLLSALNAGENGLCFGRLEFSDGQDHHIGRIGIRQDDADRTPLVLDWRAEVARPFYLATGHFPMGLRRRRHITTRGREVTALHDEILDLADTERTGHEGADADAVLLAALDAARTGRMHDIVRTIQAEQDRIIRSPHRGVLVVEGGPGTGKTAVALHRAAYLLYAHRELLAKRGVLIVGPNPAFLGYIGEVLPSLGETGVLLSTLGELFPGVRATGTDRPGAAAVKGRAAMAEVLAQVVRDRQALPETVPAGSGEESAVLPEPALEIDHDDYGTLLLDRTMAHEARDRARATGLPHNLARPYFAFRLIDSLTQQLADRLGADPYGGPNLLGADDVAQLGKEIAMSAEVHAAIDSLWPPLTPQQLIADFLADPTHLPPHEAELIRRATDDWTPADIPLLDEAAELLGFDDSAQRAAQERERQQRIAYAQGVLDLSQGSESYEFEDMENEFLAAHDIIDAERMAERQEEADHRGAAERAAADRTWAFGHVIVDEAQELSEMAWRLLMRRCPTRSMTLVGDPAQTGDEAGCGSWKRILEPYVGDRFELVRLGVNYRTPAEIMELAAAVLRARHPGFEPPSSVRSTGRRPWVRETDDLAAAVAQAVREGAPAQAEGPGGRLAVIAPRPLHGALAAALPGVRAGEEPDLTRAVVLLDPRQAKGLEFDSVIVVEPADHEPSDLYVALTRATQTLGVLHTGRLPQGLAERP; encoded by the coding sequence ATGACAGCAGGGCGTGAAGAAGCTTTACGAAGACATCGTATCGGGTCGGGAGTGGAATTGTCAAGCGTGGAATTCCGTAATGAGCAGCAATTCATCGACGAGCTCTATGCGCGCCTGGACGACCTGCGTGACCAGGCCGAACAGGCCGTGGGGCAGGCCCTGTCCGCTGCGGGATCCGGGTTTCAGGCGCGGCTGGAGCGCGACGTGCTCGTGGCCGAGCAGTCCGGTCTGCTTTCCGCGCTGAACGCCGGCGAGAACGGCCTGTGTTTCGGCAGGCTGGAGTTCTCCGACGGACAGGACCACCACATCGGCCGTATCGGAATCCGGCAGGACGACGCCGACCGCACCCCCCTCGTCCTGGACTGGCGGGCCGAAGTCGCGCGGCCGTTCTACCTCGCCACCGGGCATTTCCCCATGGGTCTGCGCCGGCGCCGCCACATCACCACCCGCGGCCGCGAGGTCACCGCCCTGCACGACGAGATCCTCGACCTCGCCGACACCGAGCGCACCGGCCACGAGGGGGCCGACGCCGACGCCGTGCTGCTGGCCGCGCTGGACGCCGCCCGCACCGGCCGCATGCACGACATCGTGCGGACCATCCAGGCCGAGCAGGACCGCATCATCCGCTCGCCGCACCGGGGCGTACTGGTGGTGGAGGGCGGTCCGGGCACCGGCAAGACCGCTGTCGCCCTGCACCGCGCCGCCTACCTCCTCTACGCCCACCGCGAGCTGCTCGCCAAGCGCGGTGTGCTGATCGTCGGACCCAACCCCGCGTTCCTCGGCTACATCGGGGAGGTGCTCCCCTCCCTCGGTGAGACCGGCGTCCTGCTCTCCACCCTCGGCGAGCTGTTCCCGGGCGTCCGGGCGACCGGCACCGACCGGCCCGGCGCCGCCGCGGTGAAGGGCCGCGCCGCGATGGCGGAGGTCCTCGCGCAGGTCGTACGCGACCGGCAGGCGCTCCCGGAGACCGTCCCCGCGGGCAGCGGCGAGGAGAGCGCCGTGCTGCCCGAACCGGCCCTGGAGATCGACCACGACGACTACGGCACGCTGCTGCTCGACCGGACGATGGCCCACGAGGCCCGCGACCGGGCCCGCGCCACCGGACTGCCGCACAACCTGGCCCGCCCCTACTTCGCGTTCCGCCTCATCGACTCCCTGACGCAGCAACTCGCCGACCGGCTCGGCGCGGACCCGTACGGCGGGCCCAACCTGCTGGGCGCCGACGACGTCGCGCAGCTCGGCAAGGAGATCGCGATGAGCGCCGAGGTGCACGCCGCGATCGACAGCCTCTGGCCTCCGCTCACGCCGCAGCAGCTCATCGCCGACTTCCTCGCCGACCCCACCCACCTCCCGCCGCACGAGGCCGAGTTGATCCGTCGCGCGACAGACGACTGGACGCCCGCCGACATCCCGCTGCTCGACGAGGCCGCCGAGCTCCTCGGTTTCGACGACAGCGCGCAGCGGGCCGCGCAGGAGCGCGAACGGCAGCAGCGCATCGCGTACGCGCAGGGCGTCCTGGACCTGTCCCAGGGCTCGGAGTCGTACGAGTTCGAGGACATGGAGAACGAGTTCCTCGCCGCGCACGACATCATCGACGCGGAGCGGATGGCGGAGCGGCAGGAGGAGGCCGACCACCGCGGCGCGGCCGAGCGGGCCGCCGCCGACCGCACCTGGGCCTTCGGTCACGTCATCGTCGACGAGGCGCAGGAACTGTCCGAGATGGCCTGGCGGTTGCTGATGCGGCGCTGCCCCACCCGGTCCATGACGCTGGTGGGCGACCCAGCCCAGACCGGCGACGAGGCGGGCTGCGGATCGTGGAAACGGATCCTGGAACCGTACGTCGGGGACCGCTTCGAACTGGTCCGCCTCGGCGTCAACTACCGTACGCCCGCCGAGATCATGGAGCTGGCGGCCGCGGTGCTCCGGGCCCGCCACCCCGGATTCGAGCCGCCGAGCTCGGTACGGTCCACGGGGCGGCGGCCCTGGGTGCGGGAGACGGACGACCTGGCCGCGGCGGTCGCGCAGGCGGTGCGCGAAGGCGCCCCGGCCCAGGCCGAGGGGCCGGGCGGGCGGCTGGCGGTGATCGCGCCGCGCCCGCTGCACGGGGCGCTGGCCGCCGCGCTGCCCGGCGTACGGGCGGGGGAGGAGCCGGACCTCACCCGCGCGGTCGTCCTGCTGGACCCGCGCCAGGCCAAGGGACTGGAGTTCGACTCGGTCATCGTCGTGGAGCCCGCCGACCACGAGCCGAGCGACCTGTACGTCGCCCTGACCCGGGCCACCCAGACCCTCGGGGTGCTGCACACGGGCCGGCTGCCACAGGGACTGGCCGAACGGCCGTAG
- a CDS encoding helix-turn-helix domain-containing protein, with protein MTTVAPDSDVRRHELADFLRSRRERITPEQVGLVRGRRRRTPGLRREEVAQLSAVGVTWYTWLEQAREIQVSPQVLDALARALLLDASERTHLFALAGSLDPAPHAPCPSVTPALRAMLDQLGPIPACVQNSRYDILAYNAAYGRLLCDLDALAPEDRNCLWLAFTNADWRASMADVAEVNRTIVAKFRAAMAEHLAEPAWKALLARLEAESAEFRELWARHEVLGLGAKTKYVRNAHVGLLHLEHTNLWLGPASGPRLVAMVPVDEESRAGLERLAQLELPDRRVRAQPPAHRAPAAV; from the coding sequence ATGACCACAGTTGCCCCCGACAGCGACGTACGCCGGCACGAGCTGGCCGATTTCCTGCGCAGCCGCCGGGAACGGATCACGCCCGAGCAGGTGGGGCTGGTGCGCGGCCGCCGCCGGCGCACCCCCGGGCTGCGCCGCGAGGAGGTCGCCCAGCTCTCCGCCGTCGGCGTCACCTGGTACACGTGGCTGGAGCAGGCCCGCGAGATCCAGGTGTCCCCGCAGGTCCTGGACGCGCTGGCGCGCGCCCTGCTGCTGGACGCCAGTGAGCGTACGCACCTGTTCGCGCTGGCCGGCAGCCTCGACCCGGCCCCGCACGCGCCGTGCCCGAGCGTGACCCCGGCCCTGCGGGCCATGCTCGACCAGCTCGGGCCGATCCCCGCCTGCGTCCAGAACAGCCGCTACGACATCCTGGCATACAACGCCGCGTACGGACGGCTGCTGTGCGACCTCGACGCGCTGGCGCCCGAGGACCGCAACTGCCTGTGGCTGGCGTTCACCAACGCCGACTGGCGGGCCTCGATGGCCGATGTCGCCGAGGTGAACCGCACCATCGTGGCCAAGTTCCGGGCGGCCATGGCGGAGCACCTCGCCGAGCCCGCCTGGAAGGCGCTGCTGGCGCGGCTGGAGGCAGAGTCGGCGGAGTTCCGGGAGCTGTGGGCGCGTCACGAGGTGCTGGGGCTGGGTGCCAAGACGAAGTACGTGCGCAATGCGCACGTCGGACTGCTGCACCTGGAGCACACCAATCTGTGGCTCGGGCCGGCGTCGGGCCCGCGCCTGGTGGCGATGGTGCCGGTCGACGAGGAGAGCCGGGCGGGTCTGGAGCGGCTGGCGCAGCTGGAGCTCCCGGACCGGCGGGTGCGGGCGCAGCCGCCGGCGCACCGCGCGCCGGCCGCGGTCTGA
- a CDS encoding GlxA family transcriptional regulator has product MLAAGIVCEVFGPHGAALPGFDFALCTERPGPVATDCGVPLSVAHGLDRLAEADLLLALPGAQFRTPPAPAVLDALRAAHGRGAVLAAHCVGTFTLAAAGLLDGRRATTHWRFAELLADRHPRVTVEPDALYVDEGDIVTGAGAAAGFDLCLHLLRREHGAALANAVARDMVLPSHRDGGQAQYLAAPVPEDGQDERLAAVLGWARAHLHEPLPVTELARRAMMSKRSFARRFTAATGTTPHAWLRSLRLSRAEELLETTGLPVEEIARQVGYGSAAVLREQFVRRRGIPPRAYRSAFTRTP; this is encoded by the coding sequence ATGCTCGCCGCCGGCATCGTCTGCGAGGTGTTCGGCCCCCACGGAGCCGCGCTGCCCGGCTTCGACTTCGCCCTGTGCACCGAGCGGCCCGGTCCGGTGGCCACGGACTGCGGCGTACCGCTCTCCGTCGCGCACGGCCTGGACCGGCTCGCCGAAGCCGATCTGCTGCTCGCCCTGCCGGGCGCGCAGTTCCGTACCCCGCCCGCTCCCGCGGTGCTCGACGCGCTCAGGGCCGCGCACGGGCGCGGGGCCGTGCTCGCGGCCCACTGCGTGGGCACGTTCACGCTCGCCGCGGCAGGACTCCTCGACGGCCGCCGGGCGACCACCCACTGGCGGTTCGCGGAACTCCTCGCCGACCGCCACCCGCGGGTCACCGTGGAACCCGACGCCCTCTACGTCGACGAAGGCGACATCGTCACGGGCGCGGGAGCAGCGGCCGGCTTCGACCTGTGCCTGCACCTGCTGCGGCGCGAACACGGCGCGGCGCTGGCCAACGCCGTCGCGCGGGACATGGTGCTGCCCTCCCACCGGGACGGCGGCCAGGCCCAGTACCTCGCCGCGCCCGTCCCCGAGGACGGACAGGACGAGCGGCTCGCCGCCGTCCTCGGCTGGGCCCGCGCACACCTCCACGAGCCACTGCCCGTCACGGAACTCGCCCGCCGCGCCATGATGAGCAAACGGTCCTTCGCCCGCCGCTTCACCGCCGCCACCGGCACCACCCCGCACGCCTGGCTGCGGAGCCTGCGCCTGAGCAGGGCCGAGGAGCTCCTGGAGACCACCGGCCTCCCCGTCGAGGAGATCGCCCGCCAGGTCGGCTACGGCAGCGCCGCCGTACTGCGCGAACAGTTCGTGCGCCGCCGCGGAATCCCACCCCGCGCCTACCGCAGCGCCTTCACCCGCACCCCCTAG
- a CDS encoding MBL fold metallo-hydrolase, translating into MTDAPLGRSAVYEVLTTGYVGSTGPGVAATVSYVHDAGRHVIFDPGMVASHEDILAPLAELGLGPDDITDVVLSHHHPDNTMNAGLFGRARVHDHEVEYRGDQWTNRDAEGYELTPSLRLIRTPGHSAEDITLLAGTEAGVVAFAGDLWWHADGPAEDPVAPDRAVHRASRVRVLAAADLIVPGHGSPFKADDNTPR; encoded by the coding sequence ATGACAGACGCACCGCTCGGCCGCAGCGCCGTATACGAGGTCCTGACCACCGGCTACGTGGGTTCGACCGGCCCCGGAGTCGCCGCCACCGTCTCGTACGTCCACGACGCGGGACGGCACGTGATCTTCGATCCGGGCATGGTCGCGAGCCATGAGGACATCCTCGCCCCGCTCGCGGAACTGGGCCTCGGCCCCGACGACATCACCGACGTGGTGCTCAGCCACCACCACCCGGACAACACGATGAACGCGGGCCTCTTCGGCCGTGCCCGGGTGCACGACCACGAGGTGGAGTACCGGGGCGACCAGTGGACCAACCGCGACGCGGAGGGCTACGAACTCACCCCGTCCCTGCGCCTGATCCGTACTCCCGGCCACAGCGCCGAGGACATCACCCTGCTCGCCGGCACCGAAGCGGGCGTGGTCGCCTTCGCCGGGGACCTGTGGTGGCACGCGGACGGCCCCGCGGAGGACCCGGTGGCCCCGGACCGCGCCGTGCACCGCGCCTCCCGGGTGCGCGTACTGGCCGCGGCGGACCTGATCGTGCCCGGCCACGGCAGCCCGTTCAAGGCCGACGACAACACCCCCCGTTAG
- a CDS encoding cytochrome P450 yields MATDAGFDPRPPAAPEGEPVPELDPALVERWRSGGAELVDLMALARERLGGVAAFRLGPAPTVLVTDPGAVQHVLALRPDRYVKRSHRARLLIGDGVLAATGEAWRSQRRLLQSQFTGTGMRRYERRIAEAARVTAGRWAAYARTGQLLDVGLEMRRFALDTIWRSLTGHPLDDGTERELNAVASVVAAMPTLPADTADAREAVAADLARIDAVAHHAIEAARGGAAGPDGPGLLHLLLGAAAERPEYTDRLIRDELITLLVAGHETTATTLTWLYLLLDRHPQARDEALAAGAPGSAERRRAVQALVHETLRLYPSAWILPRYAVEADVLAGRTVEAGSDVVVCPYLTHRDPELWPDPERFDPRRFTAADGRPAHPGAYFPFGIGPRACLGLQFALRESTVLLEHLLPAHVPAFHSVPAKAAYSITVRPDGPTPATLLH; encoded by the coding sequence GTGGCCACTGACGCCGGCTTCGACCCCCGTCCGCCCGCTGCACCTGAGGGGGAGCCGGTCCCCGAGCTGGACCCGGCGCTCGTGGAGCGGTGGCGCTCCGGCGGGGCCGAGCTGGTCGATCTGATGGCCTTGGCGCGCGAACGGCTCGGCGGGGTCGCCGCGTTCCGCCTCGGGCCGGCCCCCACGGTCCTGGTCACCGACCCCGGGGCGGTCCAGCACGTACTGGCGCTGCGTCCCGACCGGTACGTCAAACGCTCCCACCGCGCCCGCCTGTTGATCGGCGACGGTGTACTCGCCGCGACCGGCGAGGCGTGGAGGAGCCAACGGCGTCTGCTGCAGTCCCAGTTCACGGGCACCGGCATGCGCCGCTACGAGCGGCGCATCGCGGAGGCCGCCCGGGTCACCGCCGGGCGCTGGGCGGCGTACGCCCGTACCGGGCAGCTGCTCGACGTCGGCCTGGAGATGCGCCGCTTCGCGCTGGACACCATCTGGCGCTCCCTCACCGGGCACCCCCTGGACGACGGCACCGAGCGCGAACTGAACGCCGTCGCCTCCGTGGTGGCCGCGATGCCGACCCTGCCGGCCGACACCGCCGACGCCCGCGAGGCCGTCGCCGCCGACCTCGCCAGGATCGACGCCGTCGCCCACCACGCCATCGAGGCCGCGCGGGGCGGGGCGGCCGGGCCCGACGGGCCCGGCCTGCTGCACCTCCTGCTCGGCGCGGCCGCCGAACGCCCCGAGTACACCGACCGGCTGATCCGCGACGAGCTGATCACGCTGCTCGTCGCCGGCCACGAGACCACCGCCACCACCCTGACCTGGCTCTACCTCCTGCTCGACCGGCACCCCCAGGCCCGCGACGAAGCCCTCGCGGCGGGCGCCCCCGGCTCGGCGGAACGCCGCCGCGCCGTCCAGGCCCTGGTCCACGAGACGCTCCGGCTCTACCCGTCGGCGTGGATCCTGCCCCGGTACGCCGTCGAGGCGGACGTCCTGGCCGGGCGCACCGTCGAGGCGGGCTCCGACGTGGTGGTCTGCCCGTACCTCACCCACCGCGACCCCGAACTGTGGCCGGACCCCGAGCGGTTCGACCCCCGCCGCTTCACCGCCGCGGACGGCCGCCCCGCCCACCCGGGCGCCTACTTCCCCTTCGGTATCGGCCCGCGCGCCTGCCTCGGCCTCCAGTTCGCCCTCCGCGAGTCGACCGTCCTGCTCGAACACCTGCTGCCGGCCCACGTCCCGGCCTTCCACTCCGTCCCGGCGAAGGCCGCGTACAGCATCACCGTCCGCCCCGACGGCCCCACCCCGGCGACGCTGTTGCACTGA
- a CDS encoding MFS transporter, whose amino-acid sequence MPLPPGRAPAAIGPLGLFTVLLGAALPLIDFFIVNVALPAIDSDLAAGPATLELIVGGYGVAYAVLLVLGGRLGDTAGRRRLFLIGMAAFGVTSLLCGLAPTAWSLVGARVAQGAAAALMLPQVLATIQATTQGPRRARAMSLYGATAGLSMVAGQILGGVLVAADVAGSGWRSVFLVNVPVVVLGLVLATRAVPETRSDRPASVDVPGTLLLAVSLVSLLLPLTEGRAAGWPLWTWVSLAVFPFAATAFYRTERRADRLGRTPLVPPSLLRLQSLRRGLALLVPFSIGFSGFMFVIAVVLQQGLRMGPVEAGLALVPMAVAFFGASLAGPRLVGRFGSRVVTAGGVLQAVGVVLLVLAVLGGWPDLGLAALAPGVAVAGLGQGLQLPVLMRLMLSDVPADRAGVGGGVMVTTQQSALALGVATLGSLFLALVPSTGMRDALVVTLLVQLGMIALTVLLSLRLPRVMR is encoded by the coding sequence GTGCCCCTCCCGCCGGGCCGCGCGCCCGCCGCGATCGGTCCCCTCGGGCTGTTCACCGTGCTGCTCGGCGCGGCCCTGCCCCTGATCGACTTCTTCATCGTCAACGTGGCGCTGCCCGCCATCGACAGCGACCTCGCGGCCGGTCCCGCCACGCTGGAGCTGATCGTCGGCGGCTACGGCGTCGCCTACGCCGTGCTCCTCGTCCTGGGCGGCCGCCTCGGCGACACGGCCGGGCGCCGTCGGCTCTTCCTGATCGGCATGGCCGCGTTCGGCGTCACCTCGCTCCTGTGCGGGCTGGCGCCCACCGCCTGGAGCCTGGTCGGGGCACGGGTGGCGCAGGGCGCGGCGGCCGCACTGATGCTGCCCCAGGTGCTCGCCACCATCCAGGCGACCACCCAGGGGCCGCGCCGCGCCCGGGCGATGAGCCTGTACGGGGCCACGGCCGGCCTGTCCATGGTCGCCGGGCAGATCCTGGGCGGCGTCCTGGTCGCCGCCGACGTGGCCGGCTCCGGCTGGCGCTCGGTCTTCCTGGTCAACGTCCCCGTGGTGGTCCTCGGCCTGGTCCTCGCCACCCGCGCCGTGCCCGAGACCCGCTCCGACCGGCCCGCCTCGGTCGACGTACCGGGGACGCTGCTGCTCGCCGTCTCCCTGGTCTCGCTGCTGCTCCCGCTGACCGAGGGCCGGGCGGCCGGCTGGCCGCTGTGGACGTGGGTCTCGCTCGCGGTCTTCCCGTTCGCCGCCACGGCCTTCTACCGGACCGAGCGCCGCGCCGACCGGCTCGGGCGCACGCCGCTGGTGCCGCCCAGCCTGCTGCGGCTGCAGTCGCTGCGGCGGGGACTCGCCCTGCTGGTACCGTTCTCGATCGGCTTCAGCGGCTTCATGTTCGTCATCGCGGTGGTCCTCCAGCAGGGCCTGCGGATGGGCCCGGTGGAGGCGGGGCTGGCCCTCGTCCCGATGGCGGTCGCCTTCTTCGGGGCCTCGCTCGCCGGGCCGCGGCTGGTCGGCCGGTTCGGCAGCCGCGTGGTCACGGCGGGCGGCGTCCTGCAGGCCGTCGGTGTCGTCCTGCTCGTCCTGGCGGTCCTGGGCGGCTGGCCGGACCTCGGACTGGCCGCGCTCGCCCCGGGCGTGGCCGTCGCCGGCCTCGGCCAGGGGCTCCAACTGCCCGTCCTGATGCGGCTGATGCTGTCCGACGTACCGGCCGACCGGGCGGGCGTGGGCGGCGGGGTCATGGTCACCACCCAGCAGTCCGCGCTCGCCCTCGGCGTCGCCACGCTGGGCAGCCTGTTCCTGGCCCTGGTCCCGTCGACGGGCATGCGGGACGCCCTCGTCGTCACCCTGCTCGTCCAGCTGGGCATGATCGCGCTGACGGTGCTCCTGAGCCTGCGTCTGCCGCGGGTCATGCGGTAG
- a CDS encoding nuclear transport factor 2 family protein, which translates to MNAADRFRAAVESRDLGALEDLFTPDVRLYSPVKFTPFEGRPMVLGLFGVLLRTFEDFRYVGRYDGSAETSADGSVAPSEILLFRATVNGKAIHGIDLVHYAEDGRIKEFTVMVRPQSAVHALGEAVVAGLVADGLAPAPVPATSTP; encoded by the coding sequence GTGAACGCAGCAGACCGTTTCCGCGCCGCCGTGGAGAGCCGGGACCTCGGGGCCCTGGAGGACCTGTTCACGCCGGACGTGCGCCTGTACAGCCCGGTGAAGTTCACCCCGTTCGAGGGCCGGCCGATGGTGCTCGGGCTCTTCGGAGTGCTGCTGCGCACCTTCGAGGACTTCCGTTACGTCGGCCGGTACGACGGCAGCGCCGAGACGAGCGCCGACGGCTCGGTCGCGCCGTCGGAGATCCTGCTCTTCCGGGCGACGGTGAACGGCAAGGCGATCCACGGCATCGACCTGGTCCACTACGCCGAGGACGGCCGGATCAAGGAGTTCACGGTGATGGTCAGGCCGCAGTCCGCGGTGCACGCGCTGGGCGAGGCGGTCGTCGCCGGGCTGGTCGCCGACGGACTGGCCCCGGCCCCCGTTCCGGCCACGAGCACCCCCTAA
- a CDS encoding TetR/AcrR family transcriptional regulator yields MPYRRPPSVQARLDARRDQVLEAAVRLLSREGYGGCSVAAIAAEAGISTGSVYQSFAGKSELAAALFRTLVARELDAVAAATRRPGGASQRVAAAVETFAYRALQAPRRAFALLAEPADAAVDAERLVFRRAFRDVYARQIAAGVASGELPAQSPELTAAALVGAIAEALVGPLADGDAAPGDVIPGLITFTLRALGGHDAADA; encoded by the coding sequence ATGCCCTACCGTCGTCCGCCCTCCGTCCAGGCCCGTCTCGACGCCCGCCGGGACCAGGTGCTCGAAGCCGCCGTGCGTCTCCTCTCCCGGGAGGGGTACGGCGGCTGCTCGGTCGCCGCCATCGCGGCCGAGGCCGGGATCTCCACCGGCAGCGTGTACCAGTCCTTCGCCGGCAAGTCCGAGCTGGCCGCCGCGCTCTTCCGGACCCTGGTGGCCCGGGAGCTGGACGCGGTGGCCGCGGCGACGCGGCGCCCGGGCGGCGCGTCGCAGCGGGTGGCCGCCGCCGTCGAGACCTTCGCGTACCGGGCGCTGCAGGCCCCGCGCCGCGCCTTCGCCCTGCTGGCGGAGCCCGCCGACGCGGCCGTCGACGCCGAACGCCTGGTCTTCCGGAGGGCGTTCCGCGACGTGTACGCGCGGCAGATCGCCGCGGGCGTGGCCTCCGGGGAACTCCCCGCCCAGTCGCCCGAGTTGACGGCCGCGGCCCTCGTCGGCGCGATCGCCGAGGCACTCGTCGGACCGCTGGCCGACGGCGACGCGGCCCCGGGGGACGTCATCCCCGGCCTGATCACCTTCACCCTGCGTGCCCTTGGAGGACACGATGCCGCAGACGCATGA
- a CDS encoding SGNH/GDSL hydrolase family protein, whose amino-acid sequence MRYVALGDSQTEGLGDGDDTTGLRGLADRLAEQLALHSPGLTYANLAVRGRLAGQVRAEQLAPALALKPDLATVVAGVNDVLRPRFDADEVAGHLEAMFAALTAHGAQVMTLTFPDLGRITPLARPLAARVSALNDRIRSAGDRHGVVVVETGHHPVVTDPRLWSADRLHASPLGHERIAASLAYALRLPGSDDSWTHPLPPAGMPRTTLAAELRWAAAFLGPWLGRRLRGRSSGDARTAKRPELLPVRP is encoded by the coding sequence CTGAGGTACGTGGCCCTCGGCGACAGCCAGACCGAGGGTCTGGGGGACGGAGACGACACCACCGGCCTGCGGGGTCTGGCCGACCGGCTCGCCGAGCAGCTCGCGCTCCACAGCCCGGGCCTGACCTACGCCAACCTGGCCGTCCGCGGCCGGCTCGCCGGCCAGGTCCGCGCCGAGCAGCTCGCACCCGCCCTCGCCCTGAAGCCCGACCTGGCCACCGTCGTCGCCGGGGTGAACGACGTGCTGCGGCCGCGGTTCGACGCGGACGAGGTCGCCGGCCACCTGGAGGCGATGTTCGCCGCGCTCACCGCGCACGGCGCGCAGGTCATGACGCTGACCTTCCCGGACCTCGGGCGGATCACCCCGCTCGCCCGCCCCCTCGCCGCGCGCGTGAGCGCACTGAACGACCGGATCCGGTCCGCCGGGGATCGGCACGGGGTGGTCGTCGTCGAGACGGGGCACCATCCGGTGGTCACCGACCCCCGGCTGTGGAGTGCGGACCGGCTGCACGCGAGCCCGCTCGGTCACGAGCGGATCGCCGCCTCGCTCGCGTACGCCCTCCGCCTTCCCGGCAGTGACGATTCGTGGACGCACCCGCTGCCCCCGGCCGGGATGCCCCGGACCACCCTCGCCGCCGAACTGCGCTGGGCCGCCGCGTTCCTGGGACCCTGGCTGGGCCGGCGCCTGCGCGGCCGCTCCTCGGGCGACGCCCGCACGGCCAAACGCCCGGAGCTCCTCCCGGTGCGGCCGTAG
- a CDS encoding PadR family transcriptional regulator, which yields MALRHAVLAALLDEELSGYQLAKAFDLGVANFWHALPQQLYAELTRLEKDGLIAGREVVQDTRPNKRLFTVTEAGLAELEAFTASVAKPSSIRDDLIVKVQAADHVDPQTLIAQLTERAAFARAKVDLFGGLLDRMRGERSEEEFLRYGERIGPYLTCLRGLAFERGNRDWCERTVAVLREREAARATR from the coding sequence ATGGCTTTGCGCCATGCCGTACTGGCGGCGCTGCTGGACGAGGAGCTGAGCGGGTACCAGCTGGCGAAGGCCTTCGACCTCGGCGTCGCGAACTTCTGGCACGCGCTCCCGCAGCAGCTCTACGCCGAGCTGACCCGGCTGGAGAAGGACGGGCTGATCGCGGGCCGCGAGGTGGTCCAGGACACCCGGCCCAACAAGCGCCTGTTCACCGTCACCGAGGCCGGCCTCGCCGAGCTGGAGGCGTTCACCGCCTCCGTCGCCAAGCCCTCCTCCATCCGCGACGACCTCATCGTGAAGGTCCAGGCCGCCGACCACGTGGACCCGCAGACGCTCATCGCGCAGCTGACCGAGCGCGCCGCCTTCGCGCGGGCCAAGGTCGACCTGTTCGGCGGTCTGCTGGACAGGATGCGGGGCGAGCGCTCCGAGGAGGAGTTCCTGCGGTACGGCGAGCGCATCGGCCCGTACCTGACCTGCCTGCGCGGGCTCGCCTTCGAGCGGGGCAACCGCGACTGGTGCGAGCGGACGGTCGCGGTCCTGCGAGAGCGGGAGGCGGCTCGTGCCACCCGCTGA